The Carnobacterium sp. 17-4 genome has a window encoding:
- a CDS encoding SRPBCC family protein: MLAEIKRSNDETVAEFHRDFPYPIEEVWTMLTDNDHLVKWFSELKIQELTEGGKLLFDMGNGSYEEMTITEVKIPTVWEFTWDENLIRFNLSENAEGTHLVLKEYMKEVTEHTARDIAGWHVCLDVISLLLANKTIENRQDKWEKVYPEYKKQLTK, from the coding sequence ATGTTGGCAGAAATAAAACGATCGAATGATGAGACAGTTGCAGAGTTTCACCGTGATTTTCCTTATCCTATAGAAGAAGTATGGACAATGTTGACGGATAATGACCACTTAGTGAAATGGTTTAGTGAACTTAAGATTCAAGAATTAACTGAAGGCGGAAAATTGTTATTTGATATGGGAAATGGTTCTTATGAAGAAATGACGATAACAGAAGTTAAGATTCCAACAGTATGGGAATTTACATGGGATGAAAATTTGATTCGATTTAACTTAAGCGAAAATGCAGAAGGTACTCATTTAGTGCTAAAAGAATACATGAAAGAAGTAACTGAACATACAGCACGGGACATCGCAGGCTGGCATGTTTGCTTAGATGTGATTAGTCTGTTATTAGCCAATAAAACTATCGAAAATCGACAAGATAAATGGGAAAAGGTTTATCCTGAATACAAGAAACAACTAACTAAATAA
- a CDS encoding ATP-binding cassette domain-containing protein: MIEVKGITKKFGRKKVLKGISFTANKGEITCIIGINGVGKTTILNGIMNLTPMNSGEILIDGEKINKKSYEKITFIPDAMTMLPGLRIEQAMQFMQDFYQSWNQGRADELLGFFKLTKEDKISTLSKGNTTKVNLMLGLALDVDYLLMDEPFSGIDIFSREQIANVFTSHLIEDRGVIITTHEINDIEHLIDKVVLVDEGIVLREFNAEQVREEEGKSVVDVMREVFQP; this comes from the coding sequence ATGATTGAAGTAAAAGGGATTACGAAAAAATTTGGCCGGAAAAAAGTTTTGAAGGGTATTTCGTTTACAGCTAATAAAGGCGAGATCACATGTATCATCGGCATTAATGGTGTGGGGAAAACGACTATTTTAAATGGAATCATGAATTTAACTCCAATGAATAGCGGTGAGATTCTCATTGACGGAGAGAAGATAAATAAAAAAAGTTATGAAAAAATTACATTTATCCCAGATGCAATGACTATGCTGCCAGGGCTTAGAATTGAACAAGCAATGCAATTCATGCAAGATTTTTATCAATCGTGGAACCAAGGACGTGCAGATGAATTACTAGGATTTTTCAAATTAACAAAAGAGGATAAAATTTCAACCCTTTCTAAGGGAAATACAACTAAAGTGAACTTGATGTTAGGTTTGGCTTTAGACGTTGATTATTTATTAATGGATGAACCTTTTTCAGGAATTGACATTTTTAGCCGCGAACAGATTGCTAATGTGTTTACAAGCCACTTGATTGAAGATCGCGGAGTTATCATAACGACCCATGAAATTAATGATATTGAACATTTGATTGATAAAGTCGTGTTGGTTGATGAAGGAATAGTATTGAGAGAATTTAACGCAGAACAAGTCCGTGAAGAAGAAGGAAAGTCTGTTGTTGATGTTATGAGAGAGGTGTTTCAGCCATGA
- a CDS encoding GntR family transcriptional regulator produces MNVNFNKRDPLYEQVVRHFKEEIAAGKLLPGQEMPSRRELASQLKINPNTAQRAYKEMEEQGLIYTESNSPSKITENQSVLGGVQDELLGEAVSSFVSAIRPIQVPLDKVIGLIKEKYVDESGGVK; encoded by the coding sequence ATGAACGTTAATTTTAATAAACGAGATCCGCTTTATGAACAGGTTGTTCGTCATTTTAAAGAAGAAATTGCAGCAGGAAAATTATTACCGGGTCAAGAAATGCCATCTAGACGGGAACTAGCCAGTCAATTAAAAATCAATCCAAACACAGCTCAGCGAGCGTATAAGGAAATGGAGGAACAAGGCTTGATTTATACAGAAAGCAATTCACCAAGCAAAATTACAGAGAATCAAAGTGTTTTGGGAGGCGTTCAAGATGAATTGCTGGGAGAAGCCGTTTCTTCTTTTGTATCTGCGATTCGTCCGATTCAGGTACCACTGGATAAAGTCATAGGGTTGATCAAAGAAAAGTACGTCGATGAATCAGGAGGAGTAAAATGA